Within the Naumovozyma dairenensis CBS 421 chromosome 9, complete genome genome, the region AATAATTGGGACCATTTAATGGATCCACTACCAAATTGATCATATAATTCCCAAAGACCCATTAATTCACCCGGTATAGCGATAGAAACCCCACCTATTTTAGAAGCCCAATCTGGTTTATCTTTAAACATTGATTTTTCCGCTTTCATGGGGGCCATTTCTCTAAAATCTATCGTTATACCTTCGTGTTCGTATTTGTCTTTAACATCAGTAGTATCAGGATCGTTATGATGTCTGTTGAATATGGTAGCATATCCACCACCACCTATCCCactattaaagaaattaatcATTCCTATACATAATGTTTGAGTAATGGATGCATCTATAGCTGTTGAATTTGggaatttcaataatatttcattcattgttaaattattacataTCTCCAAATCAGAACTTATTGCCATGTTATCACcctttttcaataatgatatgTTTGGTGATAATGATGGTTGTCGTGATAAGAGGTCTATGTCTATGTTGTGTATTGGTAATTTACCATCTTTTACTGGAGGCCATGATGCTTGATTTTGAGCTTGGTTTTGGTGTTGGAGTTGAGGAGAGAATACTGTTTGATCTATGAAGCGTGCATGTGTTATAGTTAACGATAAAaaggaatatattataGTTAATAGTAGCGATATCTGCATTATATTTGCATGGTTTTTCGTTGTTTTTGCTTGTGAAGAGGTAATAAATTGTCGAGTTATTCACCTGGTAACGTTTCCTTTTTATGTGATATTCAAGCTCATGAGAGAATAACAACTATACTTAGATAGATAAGTCAAGATAAGATTTgtgtatatttatttatgtGTGGCAAGATTCCATCCGAGGCGGCGGCAAACGGAAACGGAAACGGAAACTGAAAGGGAGAGTTCGCCGTTCCGAGCGTAATATGTACGGCTGacaataattaatatattccacGGAGCTTAACCAAAAATATGTGTAATCAATAAATCcataaatcaattaattagTCATCCCACGGACTTGACCGGATTAAAGGAAATGGGGAGTGGAGAATGGGCATCCACCCACCCACCCACACGCACAcagatatatattactaGCGTACAGCAGGAACTCTATCAACAGTCTCCGCCGTCCCTCAGTCGCTACCATTCAAATGAGTTATGAACAGTTCGTAAAATTGCTAACGGGGTTCTGGTATTGGTTATTGGACCTTTCTAAAGTTACGTTAAGTTAAGATAACTTAGAGAGGTCTCATATTGAATGAATGTATGTCAATTAAAGTTAGataaaaatcattttttgtaaGAGGAATGACACTGGGTAATCGCATTACCGATCCTGTGACTAGATACTTGAAAACTCAAACTCAAGTCAAAAAACGAAATCGAATTGAACTTATGAGATCTATACTCAATGATTCAGAAGATTTCTGATAATATAGCTATAGATGATCACTATTTTATATAACTTGACTTAACCTCACGTATATGGAATataaattcaatctttATGGTGATATAAAAAGTTACACCGGTAGAACAAAAATTCTTACCCGTAGAAACAAACACGGGTACGAGAATAAGTTAGTTACAGTAATATACGAAAATTTCACGATAACGAAAAGCACGTAATGGTTTTAATGCTAATTTAAATGAGGAAACatgaataaatgaataaataaataaatgaacGAAAAATTGATAAGGAAACTGAAGGAAAAGAGATTGAAAGAAAGCAAGATACCATGGCTAGATATTATTGTGAATATTGTCATTCATATTTGACACATGATACGTTAAGTGTTAGAAAATCTCATTTAGTTGGTAAAAACCATATCCGTATCACGGCAGATTATTACAGAAATAAGAATGTTCAACAATATACGAAATGTACACATCGTGATCGTTCGAGGCACAATGCAAAGGGGAAAACTCAAAGTCATCATAGATCCAAGATTACTAAAGTTTCTGATGAGCTCGATGAGTTAAATAGATTGAAGAAGACTCCAAAACCtttgttgaaaaataaagagaaaaaagtgaaatttcaaatggCCAAGATTTTCCAAAaggaattgaataaaatgGGAGGTGAATCAATGTTGGCAAAACTGTATGATGGCTCACCTGGTTATTCGAAAGTTTTTATCGATTCTAATAGATTAGATATTGGTGATTCAGTGAGGTTGAATAAATTACCACAAAGAGCAAACGAaagatcatcatcaacaatggctaatgataataatactggTGGTGGGAATAGAGATAGAAATGAAGTCTTCATTAACAATTATGCTCAAagtaatagtagtagtagtattatAGAACCACCTCGAATGTTAAGTATATGGAGTCATCATAATAGTGGCACATTCCCAAAGACAAGTATATATCATGAAGATTCCAAGACTTCCATTTTAAATTCTACCATAAGTTCTTCTCGAAAGAGAATCATGATGCATAGTCATAGTCGTCCCTCCATACCTGCTGCGAATGCATCAACAAGTGGTGGTCACAACGGAGGAGGTGGAGGAGGAGGTACCATCAAGAGAAGAAGGTATGGTAATTAAAGTTCTCTATAGATATACATATAGATATACATATAGATATACATATAGATGAAGAAACGTAATCagaattcattattattgtcgTTATTACTATGAGAgtatattaattattattaggttatttatattaatttgaattagTATGCGTATGAGCgtataaataaatgaaaaaattgatcaaGAAGAAGTGATCGATTTTCTTTTGGGTTTTCTTAAgaatgaataaaatatctATATTTGGAATGCGTAATGGCTGTTTTGTGTTTTTTTTGTGTGTTTAGCttgtaatttctttttcatttgttacttgtaattgtttttcttcgtcatcattTGCTAAcgcagaagaagaaggtggtGGTGGGAAGAACACATTAACCAAGACTATTATGAGAACACCTATAATGATTAGAATGATCAGGCTTATAATGAATAGTATTAAAAGGACCACTATAACATTTTCTATCGGATCTATATCTATATTATCCTTATGAATATGTAATGTATTAATGTTATTTGGATCCTTAAATATGTTCAGATTGAATGTATTGATCAACGTCGTAAtaattgaatcaaatacACCGGTATCATACTGATGATATTGGTCACATAGCATGTTGCTAGTTGATTGTTGTTCTAGTATCCCCGTCGATGAGATCGTTTGATCTAAAAACATTTGCTCCctatttcaaattttttattatgttGTTTTATTATGTAACAATTCAGGTTAGTGAACTCAAAGGACAACCACTAAAACCAGACAGAATACTAATCTTACCtatatatatcttcttcCCATATATATGCcttatataaaataaaattaaataaaataaaatagaacaCAATTATCCTTATATCCATTACactatatttatataatggTTATTATATGCCCCAAAGCGGTAAAAGGCTCAATcttttttccaatttgtTTACCCTTTTAGGCAAAAGCAAATAACAGAAATACAGATTCCCAATTTCCCTCGTTCGGCTCGTCCGGCTCGTTCGCTCCGTATTTCTCAAAACGagtttctttcttatttaCTTTGAGAAGGAAACGCAGGCAAACACGCAGCAGGATGctcttctcttctttccTCTTTCTTCAAGAGTTTCGAGAGTCAGGGGAGGAAAAGGGAACGGCGAATAGACTATTTCTTTGCTTACAAAGTCGATGGGATATGGTCGTTGGTTAGTAAGTAATTTTCGTAACTACATTTTTTCACGGAGTATACACTCGTGTGTCCGTGCGCACGTAGTAGTGGTATATACGTACAAGGAAATATATTACCAAATTActcatcttcctcttctcGAAAGTCCTCATCAGGCTGATAATCCTTACATCAGCCGTGGATTATTGGGGGGCCAAGGAGAACGGGAACGGGAACAGGAACAGGAACGGGTCAGTCCCCTCCCTCCAATTTCCGGCTCATATATATCCActcaatttcttttaacAGTACGTAGAACAATTCTAAATTGAACTTGAAGAGAAGCGACGGACAGCTGTTTGCGGACCGTCTCGGTCTTATTCCGAAGAGGGCTTTACAAAGACAGGGTTGAAGAAGGAAATTTTGTCCAGGGTTAGGgttaaagaatatttgcTTCCGGGTAATGGGTTTCTATATCGTTTCTACTTATACTTCCAGTTTGGCAATTTCccatttaataaataaaactCTTTGTTTTCGTTGCATTCCATTCTACTACCTACACACAGCGCAGTTTGGTTGAAAATGAATAGAcactttattattttatgaACAACAATCGACAATTGTTAATCTACTTTGATGGACATCAGTAGTAgcattatattataaagaCGATAGAAAAAACATTCCAGTGTTCATCACATTTaccaaattcattaatcaCAATGTCTTCTTCAACAATACTGTATAATCCAAACTCAAAACAATTATCTTTACCATCCGATATCACTGACATACcacaagaaaatgaaacattAATAATCAACTGTGAGCAAATCAATAAACTTTCTACTTCTTTAATCTCAGAatcaaatccaaattttacTCCACAACCAAAGGAAGAAGCCtctaaattaattaaaaatttatttgaaactggattgaaacaaatgaaatcaaataaattacaagaagCTTTGAAATCTATCTCTTTGGCCATCGAAATGCAAAGGAGGAAAAGAACTCCATATGAAGCCTTTGGTATTcaattacaagaattacaattaaTGCTACGtcaaaaaattgatttgGAATTACTAACGGGTAAATATCTAGATGCAGTGCAAGATTTAGAGTTCTTATTGGGTACAGGTATGCTAGCCCCTGAAGTCTTTATAAGATTGACTGATGctcttttgaaattgaatcaagTCCATCAAGCTAAAGTTTATTGTGAAAGAGGGTTAAGTTTCGCTCCTAATGAAACTAAATTGAAAGCCTTAAATATGGAATGCACtagaaaaataaaggaaTATAATGGTgatatttaaaaaatatttacatatatacaaaTAACTTCACCTAAATAACTCCCTGTAAAGTATTCTCTCTAAATACAACAAAGCAACCACAATATACGTATTTACATCATGCAAACAATATTAGTATTTGGTGGGAATGGGTTCCTCGGTAAGAGAATTTGTCAATCTGCTATAAATTCTGGTTTTAAAGTATTGTCATTATCAAGATCAGGGAGGCCGCCAGCATCCTTAAATACTGAAAAACATAAGAACAGTACAACTTCTCAATGGGTGAATGAAGTGAATTGGATCAAAGCAGATATATTTGATCCCAATTCTTATAAACATTTATTGAATCAAAACATTAACCATGTCGTTCATTCAATTGGCGTCCTACtagaaaattcaaattataaatctttaatgaattcaCCTTCAGCTTCTTCCCTTTCTAAAGTTAATAACGAACAAACGTATGAGAGGATCAATAAACAAAGTGCTCTCTTATTAGCTTCTACTTTCCATGATTCACTGCttgaaaggaaaaaatcatcatctatGAATGAGAATGATTCCAGCCTTAATCAAAATTGTTCATTTACTTATATTTCAGCTGATAAAGGATTCCCACTGATTCCCAAAGGTTACATAAATTCCAAAAGGGAAACTGAATTTGAACTGCTTCAGAAGTATTTGAAACAGAAAGATGGTTCTTCCAatacttcttcttcatttagaccaataataatgcgTCCAGGGTTTATGTTTGACGAAACATTAAATACAGGAACAAGATCCTACCTTAATAGCGTGTTGTCAGCATTGGATAACACAAATCAATCACTCTTCCAAAATAAATTGCCCTTTATAAGACCAACAGTTTCTACTCAAGCAGTTAGTAATTGTTTGATTTCGGAAATCAAAGATAAGAATTTCACTGGGGTGGTTTCCTTAGAGGAAATCTTAAAATTTTAgctttttttgtttagaATATATAGTTTAATTTACTTACTTATTTACAAGTATTTTTTGTCTTTGCATTCACTCATCTACTCAAAAATGCCCTATATGCTTCAGGATTAATCTGAACATTACCAATGCTCTTCATCTTTTGCTTACCTTCTTTTTGTTTAGCTAACagttttttccttcttgaAACATCAGATGCATGTAATTTGGCCAACACATCCTTCCTTTGTGCCTTTATCGTTTCTCTTGCAATAATCTTGTTACCATTCATCCTCGCTTGAATGACAACTTCATATAATTGTGacttaatatattctttgaatttaacTACCCattcttttcctttccttGTAACTTCAGACCGATGTATGATTTGAGATAATGCATCAATACTTTTACCATTGACGCAcaattccaatttaataatatctgAATCTCGATTACCAATATCAACATAATCCAAGTTACCATATCCTTTCGTCAATGACTTTAATTTACCGAAGAAATCATCTACTAAATTCGATAACGGGagattatattttatcaCTACATCAttaccatcattatcataCTGGACATCAATTTGTTCCCctctattattatcacATAGTGTTATCACTTTACCTAAATATTCTTGAGGTGTTTTGATTGTAGCTTCTACATAAGGCTCTTGAAATCCGATGGCTTTTTGCATCTTACCATTATGTCTGCAAAGTGAATTTAATTGTGGGAAATCATCCGGATTCGTAATGACACTTTCAGTACCATCTTGAAATTTAACAACATACGGTACCGTTGGCTGTGTAATAATTAATTgtgaattattatattctttctcTAACCTTTCTTTAAAGACACTGGCATGCAAAGTTCCTAAAAACCCTAATCTCCAACCTTGTCCTAATGCATTTGAACTCTCCTTCTGCAAATTCACGGATCTGTCATTGAGGactaatttttgaatattatcatccatggatttgaaatcaattcCATCTGCTGGAAATGCTCCAACAAAAACCATAGGTTGTGGTTTAATGAATCCTGGTAAGGGTTTAGTCTTAGTTTCTTGACCCAATTTCATAAATGTATCACCTACTTGTGCATCTCGTGAATCTTTCATACttacaataatatatcCTACTTGTCCAGTTTGTAATTGCCCAATACTAACTCTCGTTGGAAACATAATACCAATATCCTTAATTTCATAACTCTTCCCTGTAGATGCACTAATCACTTTATCATTAACCTTAATATTGCCATCTACAACTTTAATCAGTAATATTACCCCCAAATATGAATCATACCATGAATCTAAAAGCATCCCTCTAAATGGTGCCCTATGATCACCGCTAGGTGATGGTATGTTGGTAATAATAGCAGGGATTAAGTCTTGCATAACTCCACTCCCGGTTTTCCCACTAACCTTGATAATATCATCTTTCTTAATctctttgaaattttttagaATATCATCCATACataatttcaattggtAATCATCAACGAGGTCTACTTTATTAATACAGGGTATgatttttaaattcattccCAGCGCCATCTTATAAAATGCCACACTTTGAGCTTGTACTTTCTTAATAGCATCGACTAAGAAAACGACACCATCACAAGCCCTCATCGAACTC harbors:
- the COQ11 gene encoding ubiquinone biosynthesis protein COQ11 (similar to Saccharomyces cerevisiae YLR290C; ancestral locus Anc_6.87), with the translated sequence MQTILVFGGNGFLGKRICQSAINSGFKVLSLSRSGRPPASLNTEKHKNSTTSQWVNEVNWIKADIFDPNSYKHLLNQNINHVVHSIGVLLENSNYKSLMNSPSASSLSKVNNEQTYERINKQSALLLASTFHDSLLERKKSSSMNENDSSLNQNCSFTYISADKGFPLIPKGYINSKRETEFELLQKYLKQKDGSSNTSSSFRPIIMRPGFMFDETLNTGTRSYLNSVLSALDNTNQSLFQNKLPFIRPTVSTQAVSNCLISEIKDKNFTGVVSLEEILKF
- the YHC1 gene encoding Yhc1p (similar to Saccharomyces cerevisiae YHC1 (YLR298C); ancestral locus Anc_6.94), translated to MARYYCEYCHSYLTHDTLSVRKSHLVGKNHIRITADYYRNKNVQQYTKCTHRDRSRHNAKGKTQSHHRSKITKVSDELDELNRLKKTPKPLLKNKEKKVKFQMAKIFQKELNKMGGESMLAKLYDGSPGYSKVFIDSNRLDIGDSVRLNKLPQRANERSSSTMANDNNTGGGNRDRNEVFINNYAQSNSSSSIIEPPRMLSIWSHHNSGTFPKTSIYHEDSKTSILNSTISSSRKRIMMHSHSRPSIPAANASTSGGHNGGGGGGGTIKRRRYGN
- the GUF1 gene encoding GTPase GUF1 (similar to Saccharomyces cerevisiae GUF1 (YLR289W); ancestral locus Anc_6.86), which produces MRRLLLKRLNIFNQIRPNHNTHAITVKEIKDKLNTTPQSKLRTFSIIAHIDHGKSTLSDRFLQLTNVISQDVSSTRSQILDTLEVERERGITIKAQSCTLFHDGYILQLIDTPGHVDFKSEVMSSMRACDGVVFLVDAIKKVQAQSVAFYKMALGMNLKIIPCINKVDLVDDYQLKLCMDDILKNFKEIKKDDIIKVSGKTGSGVMQDLIPAIITNIPSPSGDHRAPFRGMLLDSWYDSYLGVILLIKVVDGNIKVNDKVISASTGKSYEIKDIGIMFPTRVSIGQLQTGQVGYIIVSMKDSRDAQVGDTFMKLGQETKTKPLPGFIKPQPMVFVGAFPADGIDFKSMDDNIQKLVLNDRSVNLQKESSNALGQGWRLGFLGTLHASVFKERLEKEYNNSQLIITQPTVPYVVKFQDGTESVITNPDDFPQLNSLCRHNGKMQKAIGFQEPYVEATIKTPQEYLGKVITLCDNNRGEQIDVQYDNDGNDVVIKYNLPLSNLVDDFFGKLKSLTKGYGNLDYVDIGNRDSDIIKLELCVNGKSIDALSQIIHRSEVTRKGKEWVVKFKEYIKSQLYEVVIQARMNGNKIIARETIKAQRKDVLAKLHASDVSRRKKLLAKQKEGKQKMKSIGNVQINPEAYRAFLSR
- the NDAI0I01820 gene encoding uncharacterized protein (similar to Saccharomyces cerevisiae YOR186W and YLR297W; ancestral locus Anc_6.93); translated protein: MFLDQTISSTGILEQQSTSNMLCDQYHQYDTGVFDSIITTLINTFNLNIFKDPNNINTLHIHKDNIDIDPIENVIVVLLILFIISLIILIIIGVLIIVLVNVFFPPPPSSSALANDDEEKQLQVTNEKEITS
- the SEC72 gene encoding Sec63 complex subunit SEC72 (similar to Saccharomyces cerevisiae SEC72 (YLR292C); ancestral locus Anc_6.89); protein product: MSSSTILYNPNSKQLSLPSDITDIPQENETLIINCEQINKLSTSLISESNPNFTPQPKEEASKLIKNLFETGLKQMKSNKLQEALKSISLAIEMQRRKRTPYEAFGIQLQELQLMLRQKIDLELLTGKYLDAVQDLEFLLGTGMLAPEVFIRLTDALLKLNQVHQAKVYCERGLSFAPNETKLKALNMECTRKIKEYNGDI